The Chryseobacterium indologenes genomic sequence CCACAAAGGATGATCCTGTTTCCTTGTCTGGCTAATAATTCTGCGGTGGATTTTCCTATTCCGGAAGTCGCTCCGGTGATTAATATTGTTTTCATAAAATCAATTATTTACTATAACAATGTATCAGTTTAAGGATTTATCAATGTTGATATTTTTTGTTACACTAATACTCTGCTAAACTGATACAACAATTATTTTGTTTTTAGAGTCAATTGGCATCCAATGCCTGAAAAGCATCAGATATATGATTGATGATTAAGTTTCTGTTTTCATCAGGAAGAACGGAAATGATATCAAATCTTACTTCGTTATCCCTGTTAAATTCTTCCATATAGTGGTTAGCAGCCAAAACAACAGATCTGATTTTCGTTTTGGTAACGGCTTCCTGGGGTAAAATAAAAGCATCTGTGGATCTCGCCTTTACTTCCGTAATGATAATGAGATCATCTTTTTCAGCAATAATATCGATCTCTGCCTTCTGAAAACGAAAGTTTCTGGCCACGATGGTATAACCGTTTTTCTGAAGATAATCGGCAGCCATATCTTCTGCCATTTTCCCAAAGTCATTATGATCAGCCATACTTTTGAGTGTGAGATTGTGAAAGTAGGAGAGTGCTAGAACTCGATCTTTACCTTAGGACC encodes the following:
- a CDS encoding YraN family protein — encoded protein: MADHNDFGKMAEDMAADYLQKNGYTIVARNFRFQKAEIDIIAEKDDLIIITEVKARSTDAFILPQEAVTKTKIRSVVLAANHYMEEFNRDNEVRFDIISVLPDENRNLIINHISDAFQALDAN